One genomic segment of Pristiophorus japonicus isolate sPriJap1 chromosome 8, sPriJap1.hap1, whole genome shotgun sequence includes these proteins:
- the rhof gene encoding rho-related GTP-binding protein RhoF, giving the protein MANGHNPNSTGADGKELKIVIVGDGGCGKTSLLMVFAKGDFPEQYAPSVFEKYVTDITIRNKKVSLTLYDTAGQEDYDRLRPLSYQDTHVLLICYDVTNPTSFENVRIKWVPEVNHFCQEVPILLIGCKTDLRMDKERLRRLRAAQQEPITYNEGEEAARQFNAVMYLECSAKFRENIEDIFKEASGVALRAIKKSKRRKKQKQCLLL; this is encoded by the exons ATGGCAAATGGCCATAATCCTAACTCTACCGGCGCTGATGGCAAAGAGTTGAAAATTGTGATAGTGGGAGACGGTGGCTGCGGGAAAACGTCGCTGCTTATGGTATTTGCCAAAGGGGACTTTCCAGAA CAATATGCCCCATCAGTGTTCGAGAAGTATGTGACAGATATCACTATTAGGAACAAGAAAGTCAGCTTGACTCTGTATGATACAGCAG GTCAGGAGGACTATGACAGGCTCCGCCCACTATCCTACCAAGATACACATGTTCTCTTAATCTGTTATGATGTCACAAACCCCACAAGTTTTGAAAACGTCCGTATTAAG TGGGTTCCAGAAGTAAATCACTTCTGCCAGGAAGTCCCCATACTCCTGATTGGTTGCAAAACAGACCTTCGAATGGACAAAGAACGCTTGAGAAGACTGAGAGCTGCCCAGCAGGAACCAATCACATATAATGAG GGTGAAgaggctgctcgccagtttaacgcTGTGATGTACTTGGAATGCTCAGCCAAATTCCGTGAGAACATAGAGGACATCTTCAAAGAAGCTTCCGGTGTAGCTTTAAGAGCCATAAAGAAAAGCAAAAGGAGAAAGAAGCAGAAGCAATGCTTGCTCCTTTGA